Proteins found in one Limanda limanda chromosome 18, fLimLim1.1, whole genome shotgun sequence genomic segment:
- the wtap gene encoding pre-mRNA-splicing regulator WTAP, translating into MTNEEPLPKKVRLSESDMKTLTREELCTRWKQHEAYVQVLEAKYAELCSNDVTGLKESEEKLKQQQESARRENILVMRLATKEQEMQECTTQIQYLKQVQQPSAAQLRSSMVDPAINLFFLKMKAELEQTKDKLEQAQNELSAWKFTPDSQTGKKLMAKCRMLIQENQELGRQLSQGRIAQLEAELALQKKYSEELKSSQDELNDFIIQLDEEVEGMQSTILVLQQQLKESRQQLTHTQGAVAGPSRTSPAASSSSTEPSAQPEQVIVPSEVGKDYGRVSNGPSNGNSSQRSETTTPSLYREVSSTEEDFPMSPMVCSPGEAETKLSNHSEEASGNQTAAGRVGGPVGFGSQLSAGYESVDSPTGSETSLTQHSNDTDSTTDPHEDKAAVVTKGTRTTGSRHTQNGLDSSTSDSAVL; encoded by the exons ATGACCAACGAGGAGCCTCTACCCAAAAAG GTTCGCCTCAGTGAATCTGACATGAAGACCCTGACCAGAGAGGAGTTATGCACAAG gtGGAAACAGCATGAAGCATATGTCCAGGTCCTGGAGGCGAAATATGCTGAGCTGTGTT CCAATGATGTCACCGGCCTGAAGGAGTCGGAGGAGAAGctcaagcagcagcaggagtctgCACGCAGGGAGAACATCTTGGTCATGCGACTTGCCACCAAGGAGCAGGAGATGCAAGAGTGCACA ACCCAGATCCAGTACCTCAAGCAAGTCCAACAACCGAGTGCGGCCCAACTGCGGTCATCCATGGTGGACCCAGCCATCAACTTGTTTTTCCTCAAAATGAAGGCTGAACTGGAACAGACTAAAGACAAACTGGAGCAGGCCCAAAATGAACTGAGTGCCTGGAAATTTACACCTGATAG CCAAACGGGGAAGAAACTGATGGCCAAGTGTCGAATGCTGATTCAGGAAAATCAGGAGCTGGGCAGGCAGCTGTCCCAGGGACGCATTGCCCAGCTGGAAGCTGAGCTGGCCCTGCAGAAGAAGTACAGCGAGGAGCTCAAGAGCAGCCAAGACG AGTTGAATGACTTCATCATCCAGCTTGACGAGGAGGTAGAAGGGATGCAAAGCACCATCCtggtcctgcagcagcagttaaAAGAGAGCCGACAGCAGCTGACTCACACTCAAGGAGCCGTGGCCGGACCCAGCAGGACTTCACCCGCTGCTTCCAGCTCATCCACTGAACCGTCCGCCCAGCCCGAGCAGGTGATCGTGCCCTCTGAAGTGGGCAAAGACTACGGGAGGGTCTCCAATGGACCAAGCAACGGCAACTCATCCCAGAGGAGTGAGACCACTACACCCAGCCTGTACCGGGAGGTGAGCAGCACCGAGGAAGACTTTCCCATGTCCCCCATGGTCTGCAGCCCCGGCGAAGCTGAGACCAAACTGTCCAACCACTCAGAGGAGGCGTCAGGGAATCAGACTGCTGCGGGGAGAGTTGGAGGACCTGTGGGTTTCGGGAGCCAGCTGAGTGCAGGATACGAGAGCGTGGACTCTCCGACAGGCAGCGAGACATCATTGACTCAGCACTCCAATGACACAGACTCCACCACCGACCCCCACGAGGACAAGGCTGCCGTGGTGACCAAGGGCACGAGGACTACAGGGTCACGGCACACCCAGAACGGCCTGGACTCCAGCACGAGCGACAGTGCGGTTTTGTAA
- the sod2 gene encoding superoxide dismutase [Mn], mitochondrial, translated as MLCRAAQIRRCAAGLRQTISQATTARHKHTLPDLTYDYGALEPHVSAEIMQLHHSKHHATYVNNLNVTEEKYQEALAKGDVTAQVALQPALKFNGGGHINHTIFWTNLSPNGGDEPQGELLQAINQDFGSLQKLKEKMSAATVAVQGSGWGWLGYDKESGRLRIAACANQDPLQGTTGLIPLLGIDVWEHAYYLQYKNVRPDYVKAIWNVINWENVTERLQNAKK; from the exons ATGCTTTGCAGAGCTGCTCAGATACGCAG GTGTGCAGCCGGCCTCAGGCAAACCATAAGCCAGGCCACCACAGCCAGGCACAAGCACACCCTGCCTGACCTGACCTACGACTATGGCGCCCTGGAGCCCCACGTCAGTGCAGAGATCATGCAGCTGCACCACAGCAAGCACCACGCCACGTATGTGAACAACCTCAACGTCACGGAGGAGAAGTATCAAGAGGCACTGGCAAAGG GGGACGTGACGGCACAAGTCGCCCTCCAGCCTGCTCTGAAATTTAACGGAGGAGGCCACATTAATCACACCATCTTCTGGACAAACCTGTCTCCGAACGGTGGAGACGAGCCACAGG GGGAGCTATTGCAAGCCATCAATCAGGACTTTGGCTCCCTCCAGAAGTTGAAGGAAAAGATGTCCGCTGCTACCGTTGCGGTGCAGGGCTCAGGGTGGGGCTGGCTGGGCTACGACAAGGAGAGCGGAAGACTTCGCATCGCTGCTTGTGCGAACCAGGATCCTCTGCAGGGGACGACAG GTCTCATCCCTCTCCTCGGTATTGACGTATGGGAGCATGCCTACTACCTTCAGTACAAAAATGTGCGGCCAGACTATGTTAAGGCCATCTGGAATGTAATTAACTGGGAGAACGTGACTGAGCGTCTTCAGAACGCCAAAAAGTAG